The following are encoded together in the Bacillus sp. V2I10 genome:
- a CDS encoding fructose-specific PTS transporter subunit EIIC, which yields MKTSSVLRPENIILDLVAETKEDLINELAEKLNKNGYLHDLKQFKQDIWAREDQVPTEVGFGIAIPHAKSDGVKSPAIIMGRSLSGIKYSSEKCNLFFMIAAGKDSSTEHLKTLSKISTFLMDETFRAKLILAKDSHEVVQLFANAEEKMGQVDTNDKKYFGKKLVGVTGCPTGIAHTFMAAEALKNAAEELGVQIKVQTNGSTGIQNRLTQEDIDEADGIIVAADVKVDMDVFGDRKVIKTSVKNGIHHAKDLIEDAISGKGTVLNQGNNKLKEAKEKTRLKQPKIYSHIMNGVSFMIPFVVAGGILIAISFMFGIHASDPTSSEYNAFAAFLGTAGGSAAFALMVPVLAGYIAYSIADRPGLAPGMIGGMMATLGGSGFLGGMIAGFIAGYTILGLKKLLKGIPDSLQSLSPVLILPLIGTFVTAFIMHFVINSPMAWINESLQGWLNGLTGSNAILLGALLAGMMASDMGGPINKTASAFGLAMFANHIYEPSAALMVGGMVPPLGIALATTLFKNKFSLEERNAGKAAYIMGASFITEAAIPFAASDPLRIIPANIVGSAIGGGICMALGISLQAPHGGIFVIPIAASSPLLYIACILIGSIITACIIGVLKKPVYRTQGNTSEKSGNITVAIKAV from the coding sequence ATGAAGACTTCTAGTGTCTTAAGGCCAGAAAACATAATATTAGATCTAGTTGCTGAAACGAAAGAGGACTTAATTAATGAGCTTGCAGAAAAATTAAATAAAAACGGCTATTTACATGATCTTAAACAATTTAAACAGGATATTTGGGCTCGTGAAGATCAGGTTCCAACAGAAGTAGGGTTTGGTATTGCTATTCCACATGCAAAATCTGATGGAGTTAAATCGCCTGCTATTATTATGGGAAGATCTTTAAGTGGAATTAAGTATAGTTCAGAAAAATGTAATTTATTTTTCATGATAGCAGCCGGCAAAGATTCTTCAACTGAGCACTTAAAGACTTTATCTAAAATCTCCACTTTTCTAATGGATGAAACCTTTAGAGCTAAGCTTATTCTTGCCAAAGATAGTCATGAAGTTGTCCAGCTATTTGCAAATGCTGAAGAAAAAATGGGACAGGTAGATACGAATGATAAGAAGTATTTTGGTAAGAAATTGGTCGGAGTTACTGGATGCCCTACTGGAATAGCACATACATTTATGGCTGCAGAAGCATTAAAAAATGCTGCTGAGGAGCTTGGCGTTCAAATAAAAGTTCAAACCAATGGATCGACGGGTATACAGAACAGATTAACTCAAGAAGATATTGATGAAGCAGATGGCATAATTGTTGCTGCAGATGTTAAAGTGGACATGGATGTCTTTGGTGATCGTAAGGTTATTAAAACGTCTGTTAAAAATGGGATACATCATGCAAAGGATTTAATTGAAGATGCTATTTCTGGAAAAGGTACGGTTTTAAATCAGGGGAACAACAAGTTAAAGGAAGCAAAAGAAAAAACACGATTAAAACAACCTAAAATATACAGCCATATAATGAATGGGGTATCTTTTATGATTCCATTTGTTGTCGCTGGCGGTATATTAATCGCAATCTCCTTTATGTTTGGTATTCATGCTTCTGACCCGACTAGCTCAGAATATAATGCATTCGCTGCTTTTCTAGGTACAGCAGGTGGTAGCGCAGCCTTCGCACTAATGGTTCCAGTACTAGCAGGATATATTGCGTATAGTATTGCGGATCGTCCAGGTTTAGCACCAGGTATGATTGGTGGTATGATGGCAACCCTTGGTGGTTCAGGATTTTTAGGAGGTATGATTGCAGGTTTTATTGCTGGTTATACAATCTTAGGATTGAAAAAATTATTAAAAGGCATTCCAGATTCATTACAAAGTCTTTCACCGGTACTTATACTTCCTTTAATAGGTACGTTTGTAACAGCCTTTATTATGCACTTTGTAATTAATAGTCCGATGGCGTGGATTAATGAGTCGTTACAAGGTTGGTTAAATGGTTTAACTGGTTCGAATGCAATTTTATTAGGAGCGCTTTTGGCAGGAATGATGGCATCTGATATGGGCGGCCCTATCAATAAAACAGCATCAGCATTTGGCTTAGCGATGTTTGCAAATCATATTTACGAACCATCTGCTGCACTAATGGTTGGAGGGATGGTCCCTCCATTAGGGATTGCATTAGCAACAACACTATTTAAAAATAAATTCTCACTTGAAGAACGAAACGCAGGAAAAGCAGCTTATATTATGGGGGCATCTTTTATTACTGAAGCAGCAATTCCGTTTGCTGCAAGTGATCCATTAAGAATAATTCCAGCAAATATTGTTGGTTCAGCAATTGGTGGAGGGATTTGTATGGCATTAGGAATTTCTTTACAGGCTCCTCATGGTGGAATCTTTGTAATTCCTATTGCTGCAAGCAGTCCATTGCTATACATTGCATGTATTTTAATTGGTTCAATTATTACAGCTTGTATAATTGGAGTATTAAAAAAACCTGTTTACAGAACACAAGGTAATACTAGTGAGAAGTCAGGAAATATAACAGTAGCAATTAAAGCAGTATAA
- a CDS encoding ketose-bisphosphate aldolase — protein MLVNMKDLLQVAYENKFAVGSFNVANSEFVKVVVSAAEEQKSPAILQIHPNEINLVTDEFVAYVREAASKSKVPFVIHLDHGATIEDITRSIRNGYTSVMMDASHLPFEENMALTKKAVELAHMVGVSVEGELGTIGSNEGSSEGGADEILYTNPDEAAIFVEKTGIDTLAVAVGTSHGLYPKTKDHSIKIDRLMKIHEKVNIPLVLHGGSDNPDEEIREAVKHGIAKINLSTDMKRAFYNQLRATLDENPNAYEPDLLMPEATKAAIELVKKKMDLFGSTGKASLYKLGEI, from the coding sequence ATGTTAGTTAATATGAAAGATTTACTTCAAGTAGCTTATGAGAATAAATTTGCAGTCGGGTCATTTAATGTAGCCAATAGCGAATTTGTCAAAGTTGTAGTAAGTGCTGCAGAGGAGCAAAAATCTCCAGCTATACTTCAAATTCACCCGAATGAAATTAATTTAGTGACAGATGAATTTGTGGCATATGTACGAGAGGCGGCGTCAAAGTCTAAAGTTCCTTTTGTGATTCATTTAGATCACGGGGCAACAATCGAAGATATTACTCGATCTATTAGAAATGGCTATACGTCTGTGATGATGGATGCGTCACATTTACCATTTGAAGAAAATATGGCATTAACAAAAAAAGCAGTAGAACTTGCTCATATGGTAGGTGTGTCTGTAGAAGGTGAACTGGGTACTATTGGAAGTAATGAGGGTAGTTCAGAAGGCGGAGCAGATGAGATTTTATATACGAATCCTGATGAAGCAGCTATTTTCGTTGAAAAAACAGGAATTGATACCCTTGCTGTTGCTGTTGGAACTTCACATGGCTTATATCCAAAAACGAAAGATCACTCTATTAAAATTGATCGATTAATGAAGATTCATGAAAAAGTAAACATTCCTTTAGTTCTTCACGGTGGATCAGACAACCCAGATGAAGAAATAAGAGAAGCTGTGAAACATGGTATTGCCAAAATTAATTTATCAACAGATATGAAGAGAGCGTTTTATAACCAATTAAGAGCTACGCTGGATGAAAATCCAAATGCATATGAACCAGATCTATTAATGCCTGAAGCAACGAAGGCAGCTATTGAATTAGTAAAGAAAAAAATGGATCTATTTGGTTCAACTGGAAAAGCATCACTCTATAAATTAGGAGAAATTTAA
- a CDS encoding HTH domain-containing protein — translation MKKRYIKILEHLEQSENDFVSGSELANLFNVTTRTIRNDIREINENYLDKVIITGNTQKGYKLVGDLSNIHQNEDDYEERAFHIIKTLLSETDFITYDELAKKLYFSTQTIRKDVQKLFQIIQAEKRNIEVEAIIFQGIRLNGSEVEKRLLLKKLVTTNCLKRMSLDEALQYYFGDWFSQSSIQLVYSCIEEEVTKYNLLLSSQELFSICVNIIISLKRVGLDQKIAEKDMRLDNTCFEELKIAKLILTRLAKEMNVQFDEYEYQYLCYLLIVLQILPKKNEVIEHEHSDEIEEKVKSVIKKVGARYGFSSRKNEKLFNLLLEHITKSLYPLKYYFPVENPFISQIKSEYMNAYNIAVVLAKELQFCLNIKIPENEIGYLTLHIMNIIENSQETRKRIAIIYGKNPLVGKLLERKINLYFPNIKIDGLFANHEIHSLPEGIETIVTTSEILEEQHLNVKNCIRVSEMITNEDMKTIYIQINRGLLKYYLSPNDLCFLDEENQKDLLKTLTKFGDIQHLYTSINEREKMSSTNIGNLVAMPHPFDCGNNKKLRVLVAINKQKILWGDKMAQIIFLFIPPKNQKVNNTKFFEEIHDVFKQTNMTEKLLNVTNYDEFLEVWSSK, via the coding sequence ATGAAAAAACGTTACATTAAGATATTAGAGCATTTAGAACAATCTGAGAATGACTTTGTAAGTGGAAGCGAACTTGCTAATCTATTTAATGTAACGACAAGAACAATTAGAAATGACATTAGGGAAATAAATGAAAATTATTTAGATAAAGTAATAATTACTGGTAATACTCAAAAAGGATATAAATTAGTTGGGGATTTATCAAATATTCATCAAAATGAAGATGATTACGAAGAACGAGCTTTTCACATAATAAAAACACTTTTATCTGAAACTGATTTTATAACTTATGATGAATTGGCAAAAAAACTTTATTTTTCTACTCAAACAATTAGGAAAGACGTACAAAAATTATTTCAAATAATCCAAGCCGAAAAACGGAACATTGAGGTTGAAGCAATTATTTTCCAAGGGATAAGGCTTAATGGAAGTGAAGTAGAAAAACGTCTATTACTAAAAAAATTAGTAACAACAAATTGTTTAAAGAGAATGTCGCTTGATGAAGCGCTGCAATACTATTTTGGTGATTGGTTTAGTCAGTCCTCAATTCAATTAGTATATTCTTGTATTGAAGAAGAAGTTACTAAGTATAATTTATTACTAAGCTCTCAAGAACTATTCTCAATATGTGTGAACATAATTATTAGTTTAAAACGAGTAGGCCTTGATCAAAAAATTGCTGAAAAAGACATGAGGTTAGATAATACTTGCTTTGAAGAATTAAAAATAGCAAAGTTAATCCTTACTCGTTTAGCTAAGGAAATGAATGTACAGTTTGACGAATATGAATATCAGTATTTATGCTACTTGTTAATCGTTTTACAAATATTACCGAAGAAAAATGAAGTAATTGAACATGAACACTCAGATGAAATAGAGGAAAAAGTAAAATCGGTTATAAAAAAAGTTGGGGCTCGATATGGTTTTTCAAGTCGAAAGAATGAAAAGTTATTTAATCTCCTATTGGAACATATTACAAAGTCATTATATCCATTAAAATATTACTTTCCTGTAGAGAATCCATTTATTTCTCAAATAAAGTCGGAATATATGAATGCTTATAATATTGCAGTGGTTTTAGCGAAAGAATTACAATTTTGCTTAAATATAAAGATACCAGAAAATGAAATCGGTTACTTGACACTTCATATTATGAATATTATCGAAAATTCCCAAGAAACAAGGAAAAGAATTGCAATTATTTATGGGAAAAATCCGTTAGTAGGTAAGCTATTAGAAAGAAAAATAAATTTATACTTCCCAAATATTAAAATTGATGGTTTATTTGCAAATCATGAAATCCATTCACTTCCTGAAGGGATAGAAACTATAGTAACTACTAGTGAAATCCTTGAGGAGCAGCACCTAAATGTGAAAAATTGTATTCGTGTTAGTGAAATGATCACAAATGAAGATATGAAGACTATTTATATTCAAATAAATCGTGGCTTACTGAAATACTATTTATCTCCGAATGATCTTTGTTTCTTAGATGAAGAGAATCAAAAAGATTTATTGAAAACCCTTACGAAGTTTGGCGATATTCAACATCTGTATACAAGCATTAATGAAAGAGAAAAGATGTCGAGTACTAATATTGGAAATTTAGTGGCGATGCCGCATCCATTTGATTGTGGAAATAACAAAAAATTACGAGTGTTAGTGGCAATAAATAAACAAAAAATTTTGTGGGGAGATAAAATGGCTCAGATTATCTTTCTATTTATCCCTCCAAAAAATCAAAAGGTGAATAATACAAAGTTTTTTGAAGAGATTCATGATGTGTTTAAGCAAACAAATATGACAGAAAAATTATTAAATGTAACCAATTATGATGAGTTTTTGGAAGTTTGGTCTTCCAAATAA
- a CDS encoding helix-turn-helix transcriptional regulator — MNDKTRLEALSTFLKAKRAQIKPESIGLPAGTRRRTPGLRREEVAQLAGVSTTWYTWLEQGRDIKVSSIVLDCISAALQLNNDETDYLYDLALEAKSEITNLNKDQSEISPSLKRILAELTYCPTIITDRHCHIVGWNPAAAHVFLDFEQIPNDQRNLIRLVFTRKELKALAVNWEHFAKGFLSIFRAYYGHYLGDEWYSQFIKEMSHAHSEFQELWQESQVSKAPEMIIEFRHAKAGKMLFNLTSLQVQGDMDLRCSIYTPVEETDTENKLKRLMKRVSIEN, encoded by the coding sequence ATGAATGATAAAACTAGGCTTGAAGCTTTGTCGACATTCTTAAAAGCTAAGCGTGCCCAAATTAAGCCAGAGTCTATTGGTTTGCCTGCCGGAACCCGGAGAAGGACACCTGGGTTACGAAGAGAAGAGGTTGCACAATTAGCAGGTGTAAGTACCACTTGGTATACATGGCTAGAGCAAGGAAGAGATATAAAAGTTTCTTCAATCGTACTTGATTGTATTTCTGCAGCTTTGCAATTAAATAATGATGAAACAGACTACTTATATGACCTGGCATTAGAAGCAAAATCGGAAATTACAAATCTAAATAAGGATCAATCAGAGATTAGCCCTTCTTTAAAGCGAATACTAGCTGAATTAACATATTGTCCGACTATCATTACGGATCGACATTGCCATATTGTGGGCTGGAATCCTGCAGCTGCTCATGTTTTTTTAGATTTTGAACAAATACCGAATGATCAAAGAAATTTGATTCGTTTAGTGTTCACTAGAAAAGAATTAAAAGCATTAGCCGTCAATTGGGAACATTTTGCGAAGGGTTTTCTTTCTATTTTCCGTGCTTATTATGGACACTATTTAGGCGATGAATGGTACAGCCAATTTATTAAAGAAATGAGTCATGCACATTCAGAATTCCAGGAATTATGGCAAGAAAGTCAAGTGAGTAAGGCTCCAGAAATGATAATTGAATTCAGACATGCTAAAGCAGGCAAAATGTTGTTTAATTTAACTTCTCTTCAAGTTCAAGGTGATATGGATTTACGGTGCAGTATCTATACACCAGTAGAGGAAACAGATACAGAAAATAAATTAAAGCGATTAATGAAGAGGGTTTCCATTGAAAATTAA
- the fabF gene encoding beta-ketoacyl-ACP synthase II, producing the protein MERVVITGMGVVSPIGNNIKTFWNNLINGESGISTIDTFDVTNHKTKIAGIVQDFDADEVLGKKEAGRLDRFSQFALAAAEQAWADSKLDLDRIDVERLGVYVGSGIGGIETLIENIDALRQKGPRRVSPTLVPAMISNAAAAQISIKWNAMGPSMSPVSACAIGNTAIGEAFRLIRSGEVDVLFAGGTEAAITDLSIASFGNATALSTRNDDPTKASRPFDENRDGFVMSEGAGILILESLSHALRREAKIYAEVIGYGASSDAHHIVATHPEGKGAYLAMRSALKNSNISPEEIDVISAHATSTKVGDISETMAIKQLFGKQAYQIPVTANKSMLGHMLGAAGGVEAIALAMSLKEGIVPPTINLENPDPLCDLDYVPSVARQVKINTGLSNSFGFGGHNAAIVLKKYE; encoded by the coding sequence GTGGAAAGAGTTGTGATTACCGGTATGGGAGTAGTTTCTCCTATAGGAAACAACATCAAAACATTTTGGAACAATCTGATTAACGGGGAATCTGGTATATCCACTATTGATACATTTGATGTTACTAATCATAAGACAAAAATTGCAGGTATCGTCCAAGATTTTGATGCAGATGAAGTTTTAGGAAAGAAAGAAGCAGGACGTTTAGATCGTTTTTCTCAATTTGCTTTGGCTGCAGCTGAACAAGCATGGGCAGATTCTAAGTTAGACCTCGATCGTATAGATGTAGAAAGGTTAGGCGTATACGTAGGTTCAGGTATAGGAGGAATTGAAACTTTGATTGAAAATATTGATGCGCTTAGGCAGAAGGGGCCAAGAAGAGTCAGCCCGACCCTAGTCCCTGCCATGATTTCTAATGCTGCTGCAGCACAAATTAGTATCAAGTGGAACGCGATGGGACCTTCTATGTCGCCTGTTTCTGCTTGTGCAATTGGAAATACAGCTATCGGAGAAGCCTTTAGACTAATTCGTTCTGGAGAAGTTGACGTTTTGTTTGCGGGTGGAACAGAGGCAGCTATAACAGACTTATCAATAGCAAGCTTTGGTAATGCTACAGCATTATCAACAAGAAACGATGATCCCACTAAAGCTAGTCGTCCATTTGATGAAAATCGAGATGGATTTGTCATGTCAGAAGGAGCTGGAATTCTAATCTTAGAATCTTTATCTCATGCTTTACGTAGAGAGGCAAAGATTTATGCAGAAGTCATTGGATATGGTGCAAGTTCAGACGCACACCATATCGTAGCTACACATCCGGAAGGTAAAGGTGCCTATCTTGCAATGAGATCAGCTTTAAAAAATTCCAATATATCGCCTGAAGAAATTGATGTTATTAGTGCCCATGCAACAAGTACAAAAGTGGGTGACATCTCTGAAACGATGGCAATTAAGCAGCTGTTTGGAAAACAAGCTTATCAGATTCCAGTAACAGCTAATAAATCTATGCTTGGTCATATGTTAGGGGCAGCTGGTGGAGTTGAAGCAATTGCTTTAGCAATGAGCTTAAAGGAAGGGATAGTTCCTCCAACAATTAACTTAGAAAATCCTGATCCATTATGTGATCTAGATTATGTACCATCTGTTGCTCGCCAAGTGAAAATAAATACGGGTCTATCTAACTCATTTGGTTTCGGAGGTCACAATGCAGCTATTGTTTTAAAGAAATACGAGTGA
- a CDS encoding MazG nucleotide pyrophosphohydrolase domain-containing protein, producing the protein MLKLIGGGCDEHEGKGWSELDIFIRIGFLAEETGEVARAIRALEIGRDRPDEVKGSYEENIQELTEELGDVLGNLIVIANKYNIPLEEVFHSHKKKLSERYSND; encoded by the coding sequence ATACTAAAACTTATTGGTGGTGGATGTGATGAGCATGAAGGCAAGGGCTGGTCTGAGTTAGACATTTTTATTCGTATTGGCTTTTTAGCAGAAGAAACGGGCGAAGTTGCACGAGCTATAAGAGCCCTTGAAATTGGTAGGGATAGGCCTGATGAAGTTAAGGGATCTTATGAGGAAAATATACAAGAGTTAACTGAAGAATTAGGAGATGTATTAGGTAATTTAATTGTGATTGCAAACAAGTACAATATCCCTTTAGAAGAAGTGTTTCACTCACATAAAAAGAAACTGTCAGAACGTTATTCTAATGATTAG